From the Chloroflexus aurantiacus J-10-fl genome, one window contains:
- a CDS encoding anaerobic glycerol-3-phosphate dehydrogenase subunit C: MDHIELSLTQSLDHCIKCNICTSACPVAAVTDAFPGPKYVGPQAQRFRHAAQPVPDASVDYCSGCRVCNQVCPTGVRIAELNARARAQIVAERGMPLRNRIIARSGLVGRLSCGPHAPLVNFTLQFAPARWLIEQVMGIHRHAPLPKASTYTFRRWFQRRKATAAGRRPQVVYFHGCSTNFYEPHVGKAAIAVLEHLGFEVIIPSQRCCGLPLLSNGDFPAAQKHHEYNVAQLLPYARAGIPIVGTSTSCTLTLKEEAPELLGLHGDDVRAVAAGTYDIFEFLRDLHEQGRLRTDFRPLERSLPYHPPCQLRAHRIGRPVLDVLSLVPGLRLHESRAECCGIAGTYGLKREKYQIAMDVGKPLFEFVRSSGQQLALCDSETCRWQISGATGVTTRHPIEILAEAYGLM; the protein is encoded by the coding sequence ATGGATCACATCGAGCTATCGCTCACGCAATCGCTTGATCACTGCATCAAGTGCAACATCTGCACGTCCGCCTGTCCGGTGGCAGCAGTGACCGATGCCTTTCCTGGCCCGAAATACGTTGGGCCACAAGCGCAACGTTTTCGCCATGCTGCACAGCCCGTTCCCGACGCCTCGGTTGATTATTGCTCAGGTTGCCGGGTATGTAACCAGGTCTGCCCAACCGGGGTGCGCATTGCCGAATTAAATGCCCGTGCCCGCGCCCAGATCGTGGCCGAACGCGGTATGCCGCTCCGCAATCGAATCATTGCCCGCTCTGGCCTGGTTGGACGGCTGAGCTGCGGCCCGCACGCCCCACTGGTGAATTTCACGCTTCAGTTCGCCCCGGCCCGCTGGCTCATCGAGCAGGTGATGGGTATTCACCGCCATGCGCCACTGCCTAAAGCCAGCACCTACACGTTTCGGCGCTGGTTCCAACGTCGCAAAGCGACAGCGGCCGGTCGCCGTCCACAGGTGGTCTACTTCCACGGTTGCAGCACCAACTTTTACGAACCACACGTTGGCAAAGCTGCCATCGCCGTCCTCGAACACCTTGGCTTCGAGGTGATCATTCCATCCCAACGCTGTTGTGGTTTGCCGTTACTCTCCAACGGCGATTTTCCGGCGGCGCAGAAGCATCACGAATACAATGTTGCGCAACTCTTACCGTATGCACGTGCCGGTATTCCGATTGTTGGCACCAGCACCAGTTGCACGCTCACCCTGAAAGAAGAAGCGCCAGAACTGCTCGGATTACACGGTGATGATGTGCGAGCAGTAGCTGCCGGCACCTACGACATCTTTGAATTTCTGCGCGATCTGCACGAACAGGGTCGGTTGCGTACCGATTTTCGCCCGCTGGAACGCAGCCTGCCCTACCATCCACCGTGCCAGTTACGTGCGCACCGGATCGGACGCCCGGTACTCGACGTGTTGAGTCTGGTTCCTGGTCTGCGCCTGCACGAAAGCCGCGCCGAGTGCTGCGGTATTGCCGGAACGTATGGGTTGAAACGCGAGAAGTACCAGATCGCAATGGATGTTGGCAAGCCGCTGTTCGAGTTTGTGCGTTCAAGCGGTCAACAGCTTGCGCTTTGCGATAGCGAGACCTGTCGCTGGCAAATTAGCGGCGCTACCGGCGTTACCACCCGCCATCCAATCGAGATTCTGGCCGAAGCATACGGCCTTATGTAG
- the glpB gene encoding glycerol-3-phosphate dehydrogenase subunit GlpB: protein MYDTIVIGAGLAGMMAAIGRAERGEKVLVLAKGHGTTHWASGCIDLLAAADDPLAGITQLAVEHPHHPYALSGPTMIEQGIARLRAICEAAGYPLAGNLNRNVFLPTALGALRPTAFAPATMIAGDARQLRDGRPTLIASFGELRDFFPPLIAANLRAQGIHAEAAQLTLPPTGRQRDFNPVTLARLFDQPAFRASVGDQLAGLVRKGGYARIGMPAILGLKHATEVVRDLQNRSGALIFEIPTLPTSVAGMRLYHMLEDELIRLGGRVQLGGFVQRGEHIQQTLVAVFSEAAAREQRHTARRWVLATGGILGGGVRATPEGQLRETALDLPLQTPAGRAGWFAPRFLAEDGHPVFQSGVRVDRDLRPLDAGGQLVYDNVMVAGSALAGFDPIREGCLEGVAIATGWKAGQQ, encoded by the coding sequence ATGTACGATACGATTGTCATTGGTGCCGGCCTGGCCGGCATGATGGCCGCCATCGGGCGTGCCGAACGGGGGGAAAAAGTTCTGGTGCTGGCGAAGGGCCACGGAACGACCCACTGGGCCAGCGGCTGTATCGATCTGCTGGCAGCGGCAGATGATCCTTTGGCCGGGATTACCCAACTGGCAGTAGAACACCCTCACCATCCCTACGCGCTGAGCGGGCCGACTATGATCGAGCAGGGAATTGCCCGGCTGCGGGCAATCTGCGAGGCTGCTGGCTATCCGCTTGCCGGCAATCTCAACCGTAACGTCTTTCTCCCCACCGCACTGGGAGCATTGCGCCCTACCGCCTTTGCCCCGGCAACGATGATCGCCGGCGACGCCCGCCAGTTGCGTGATGGACGGCCTACCCTGATCGCCAGCTTCGGCGAACTGCGTGACTTCTTCCCGCCCCTGATCGCGGCCAACCTGCGTGCGCAGGGCATTCATGCTGAAGCAGCGCAGCTTACCCTTCCTCCAACCGGTCGTCAGCGTGACTTTAACCCGGTGACGCTGGCGCGCCTGTTCGATCAGCCCGCTTTTCGGGCCAGTGTCGGCGACCAGCTCGCAGGTCTGGTGCGCAAGGGAGGGTATGCACGCATTGGGATGCCGGCTATTCTCGGTTTGAAACATGCGACCGAGGTAGTACGTGATTTGCAGAATCGGTCTGGCGCACTGATCTTTGAAATTCCTACGCTTCCCACCTCTGTGGCCGGGATGCGGCTCTATCATATGCTGGAAGACGAATTGATCCGCCTGGGCGGCAGGGTGCAGTTAGGCGGTTTTGTCCAACGCGGTGAGCATATTCAGCAGACACTGGTTGCTGTTTTCAGTGAGGCAGCTGCTCGTGAGCAACGGCACACTGCCCGCCGTTGGGTACTGGCTACCGGTGGCATCCTCGGTGGTGGGGTGCGGGCAACACCGGAAGGTCAGCTCCGGGAAACTGCGCTTGACCTTCCCCTCCAGACTCCCGCCGGGAGAGCGGGCTGGTTTGCGCCCCGTTTCCTTGCTGAAGACGGTCATCCTGTCTTCCAGAGCGGAGTGCGCGTTGATCGTGATCTGCGCCCCCTCGACGCCGGTGGTCAACTGGTCTACGACAATGTGATGGTTGCCGGCAGTGCACTTGCCGGTTTTGACCCGATTCGGGAAGGATGCCTTGAGGGTGTCGCTATTGCCACCGGCTGGAAAGCCGGGCAGCAGTAG
- the glpA gene encoding anaerobic glycerol-3-phosphate dehydrogenase subunit GlpA, protein MQTISTDVLVIGGGATGTGCALDLAMRGIRCVLVEKGDLTHGTTGRYHGLLHSGGRYVTKDPQSASECAHENAILRRIMPHCIEQTSGFFVITPWDDESYGDVFVANCHRTGVPVQEISVAEMLRREPLLNPRISRVFEVPDGSADSFLATHSVALAAREYGADIRTYHHVVELIRVGDRVVGAIAEDLRSGERVRIDCAYVLNAAGAWAGKIAALAGLTVNVVPGKGTMVAMNHRMVNTVVNRCKLPSDGDIIVPIHTVAVIGTTDVHVPDPDVFGIEPEEIQFMLDEGEKLIPGFRQYRALRAWAGVRPLYKDKDVASDRDIPRTFKLLDHEERDGVSGIFSIVGGKWTTYRLMAEQTVNEIARRLGNTQPCRTASEVLPVPRFEHSSRATVTVSPNPAAQTPHYWLGKPLALVESHHAAGDLICECELVTRDRIQAAIDAGAHNLDDIRRDVRMGMGPCQGGWCIYRTANLLYEQRCAAGLSHVHTNEAIMHFLQERWKGLTPVLWGDQLRQARLDELIYVGVLGIDRLRTLAEPGGGLVTQHPAIATEYVQA, encoded by the coding sequence ATGCAGACTATCTCCACCGATGTGCTGGTTATTGGTGGCGGCGCTACCGGCACCGGTTGCGCACTCGATCTGGCAATGCGCGGTATCCGTTGTGTGCTGGTAGAAAAGGGCGATTTGACACACGGTACCACCGGTCGCTATCATGGCCTGCTCCACTCAGGTGGGCGCTACGTAACCAAAGACCCCCAGTCAGCCAGCGAATGCGCCCACGAAAATGCGATTTTGCGGCGGATCATGCCGCATTGTATCGAGCAAACCTCTGGCTTCTTTGTGATTACACCGTGGGACGATGAGAGCTATGGCGATGTCTTCGTCGCCAACTGCCATCGTACCGGTGTACCGGTCCAGGAGATCAGCGTCGCCGAGATGCTGCGTCGTGAACCACTCCTTAACCCCCGTATTTCCCGCGTCTTTGAAGTTCCCGACGGCTCTGCCGACTCGTTCCTTGCTACCCATTCGGTCGCACTGGCGGCACGTGAATATGGTGCTGATATTCGCACCTACCATCATGTTGTCGAACTCATTCGGGTCGGGGATCGCGTCGTAGGCGCAATCGCCGAGGATTTACGTAGCGGTGAACGGGTGCGGATCGACTGCGCGTATGTGCTCAACGCGGCAGGTGCCTGGGCCGGGAAGATTGCCGCCCTGGCCGGTCTAACGGTGAATGTCGTGCCCGGTAAAGGTACCATGGTTGCGATGAACCACCGTATGGTGAATACTGTGGTCAATCGCTGTAAGCTGCCGTCTGATGGTGACATTATCGTGCCAATTCACACGGTTGCTGTGATCGGTACGACCGATGTGCACGTTCCCGATCCCGATGTCTTTGGGATCGAACCCGAAGAGATACAGTTTATGCTCGACGAAGGCGAGAAGCTCATTCCCGGCTTCCGTCAGTATCGTGCTTTACGAGCCTGGGCTGGCGTGCGCCCGCTCTACAAAGATAAAGATGTGGCTAGCGACCGCGATATTCCCCGCACGTTCAAATTACTTGACCACGAAGAACGTGATGGCGTGAGTGGTATCTTCTCGATTGTTGGCGGTAAATGGACAACCTATCGGCTGATGGCCGAACAAACAGTCAATGAGATTGCTCGCCGCCTGGGTAATACTCAACCCTGTCGCACGGCAAGCGAGGTCTTGCCGGTGCCCCGTTTCGAGCACAGTAGCCGCGCGACGGTCACTGTTTCACCCAATCCGGCTGCGCAAACTCCTCACTACTGGTTGGGGAAACCATTGGCGCTCGTTGAGAGTCACCACGCGGCTGGTGATCTGATCTGTGAATGCGAGCTGGTAACACGCGACCGGATTCAGGCTGCAATTGATGCTGGTGCGCATAATCTTGACGATATTCGCCGCGATGTACGTATGGGCATGGGGCCGTGTCAGGGCGGCTGGTGTATCTACCGCACTGCCAACCTGCTCTATGAACAACGCTGTGCAGCAGGTCTCAGCCATGTTCATACCAACGAAGCGATCATGCACTTCCTCCAGGAACGCTGGAAAGGTCTGACGCCGGTATTGTGGGGCGACCAGTTGCGACAGGCACGCCTCGATGAACTGATCTACGTGGGTGTGCTGGGCATTGATCGCCTGCGTACACTGGCCGAACCGGGTGGTGGATTGGTGACGCAACACCCGGCAATTGCAACTGAGTATGTGCAGGCATAG
- the glpK gene encoding glycerol kinase GlpK, which yields MAKYAAAIDQGTTSTRCMIFDHSGNVICYDQKEHEQIYPRPGWVEHSPDEIWERTQSVIRGALSKGGLSASDIVAVGITNQRETTVVWNRKTGRPVYNAIVWQDTRTDQICNELAADGGQDRFRPKVGLPLATYFSGPKIRWILDNVPGAREAAEAGDVVFGNIDTFLTWWLTGGPNGGVHVTDVTNASRTMLMNLETLDWDDEILGIMGIPRQMLPKIVPSSMVYGTATGELAGVPVAGILGDQQAAMVGQTCFDVGEAKNTYGTGSFMLLNTGTKLVPSKSGLLTTVCYKFGDQPAVYALEGSIAITGALVQWLRDNLGLITSSAEVEALANLVEDNGGIYFVPAFSGLFAPYWRSDARGVIVGLTRYVNKDHLARAVLEATAYQTREVLDAMEQDSGVKLTALKVDGGMVYNNTLMQFQADILGVPVIRPKVAETTSLGAAYAAGLAVGFWSNTDEMRANWGVDHTWTPQMDEATRERLYRGWKKAVTRTFDWVE from the coding sequence ATGGCAAAGTACGCCGCTGCTATCGACCAGGGCACAACCAGTACCCGCTGTATGATCTTCGACCATAGCGGGAATGTCATTTGCTACGATCAGAAAGAACACGAGCAGATTTATCCCCGCCCCGGCTGGGTAGAACACAGCCCTGATGAGATTTGGGAGCGTACCCAAAGTGTGATTCGTGGGGCACTAAGCAAAGGCGGCCTGAGCGCAAGCGATATTGTCGCCGTCGGCATTACCAATCAGCGCGAGACAACGGTGGTCTGGAATCGCAAAACAGGCCGACCGGTGTACAATGCGATAGTCTGGCAAGACACCCGCACCGACCAGATTTGTAATGAACTTGCCGCCGACGGCGGTCAGGATCGGTTCCGCCCCAAGGTTGGCTTGCCACTGGCAACCTACTTCTCCGGTCCCAAGATTCGCTGGATTCTCGACAATGTGCCCGGCGCCCGTGAGGCGGCGGAGGCCGGTGATGTGGTGTTTGGTAACATCGATACCTTCCTGACCTGGTGGCTCACCGGTGGGCCCAACGGTGGTGTCCACGTTACCGATGTGACCAACGCCTCACGCACGATGTTGATGAATCTCGAAACCCTTGATTGGGATGATGAGATTCTCGGCATTATGGGGATTCCGCGCCAGATGCTGCCCAAGATCGTACCCTCCAGCATGGTTTACGGTACGGCAACAGGTGAACTGGCCGGTGTGCCGGTGGCCGGTATCCTGGGCGATCAGCAGGCGGCTATGGTCGGACAAACCTGCTTCGATGTCGGTGAGGCCAAAAATACCTACGGTACCGGTTCGTTTATGCTGCTCAACACCGGCACGAAACTGGTTCCATCCAAGAGTGGCCTGCTGACCACCGTCTGTTACAAGTTCGGCGATCAACCCGCCGTCTACGCCCTCGAAGGCTCAATCGCTATCACCGGTGCTCTGGTGCAGTGGCTCCGCGATAACCTCGGTCTGATTACATCCTCGGCAGAAGTCGAGGCGCTGGCAAATCTGGTCGAAGATAACGGCGGTATCTACTTCGTGCCGGCCTTCTCTGGACTCTTCGCACCCTACTGGCGCTCGGACGCCCGTGGTGTGATTGTCGGCCTGACTCGTTATGTCAACAAAGACCACCTCGCCCGCGCCGTGCTCGAAGCCACTGCCTACCAGACGCGCGAGGTGCTCGACGCGATGGAGCAGGACTCAGGCGTCAAGCTGACCGCCTTGAAGGTCGACGGTGGTATGGTGTACAATAATACCCTGATGCAATTCCAGGCCGATATTTTGGGTGTGCCCGTTATTCGGCCCAAGGTTGCAGAGACCACATCGCTCGGTGCTGCCTATGCAGCCGGTTTAGCAGTCGGCTTCTGGTCAAATACCGATGAGATGCGGGCCAACTGGGGTGTTGATCACACCTGGACACCACAGATGGATGAAGCAACCCGCGAGCGGCTCTATCGGGGCTGGAAGAAGGCAGTTACCCGTACCTTCGATTGGGTGGAGTAA
- the dhaL gene encoding dihydroxyacetone kinase subunit DhaL, with the protein MQITADHVTSFLQLVAERVKEQREYLTRLDAAIGDADHGVNLDRGFSTVMSKLPTANDRSISGLLKLTGMTLISTVGGASGPLYGTAFLRASTAIGDRTTIGAEELIAALSAALEGIQTRGKATRGEKTMIDAIAPAIDTLKEQYAASGDLLAAMRAAVAACEQGMIATEPMLATKGRASYLGERSIGHRDPGAASAYLMAQALLEVVEQAAKG; encoded by the coding sequence ATGCAGATCACCGCCGATCATGTCACAAGTTTTCTCCAGTTGGTTGCCGAACGGGTCAAAGAGCAGCGCGAATATCTGACCAGGCTCGATGCCGCAATCGGTGATGCGGATCACGGTGTCAACCTGGATCGTGGCTTCAGTACGGTGATGAGTAAGCTGCCAACCGCGAACGACCGTAGCATCAGCGGTTTGCTGAAACTGACCGGGATGACGCTGATCTCTACGGTTGGTGGTGCCAGCGGGCCGTTGTACGGCACAGCATTTCTGCGGGCCAGCACGGCGATTGGTGATCGCACAACCATCGGCGCAGAAGAATTGATCGCCGCACTGAGCGCTGCCCTGGAAGGTATTCAGACCCGTGGCAAAGCGACTCGTGGCGAAAAGACGATGATCGATGCGATCGCGCCTGCAATTGATACGTTGAAAGAACAGTATGCAGCAAGCGGTGATCTGCTGGCAGCAATGCGCGCCGCAGTTGCCGCCTGCGAGCAGGGCATGATCGCAACCGAACCGATGCTGGCAACTAAAGGCCGCGCATCCTATCTTGGTGAACGTTCGATTGGTCATCGCGATCCCGGTGCAGCATCTGCTTATCTGATGGCGCAGGCGCTGCTTGAGGTAGTCGAACAGGCTGCCAAAGGGTGA
- the dhaK gene encoding dihydroxyacetone kinase subunit DhaK, giving the protein MKKLINAPENVVKEALAGMAIAHADLIQVHYDPDYIVRVGAPHNKVGVISGGGSGHEPMHGGFVGYGMLDAACPGAVFTSPVPDQMLAATKAVNGGKGVLHIVKNYTGDVMNFEMAAELAAAEGIEVASVVTNDDVAVENSTWTAGRRGVGVTVLLEKIVGAAAEAGADLATCKAIAERVNASGRSMGMALTPCTVPQAGKPGFELADDEMEVGIGIHGEPGRRREKLAPARDIAEMLAGPILEDLPFKSGDAVLAFVNGMGGTPLIELYVMYNELARILKDRNITIARSLVGSYITSLEMAGVSFTLLRLDDEMIKLWDAPVHTPALRWGM; this is encoded by the coding sequence GTGAAGAAGTTGATCAACGCACCGGAGAATGTCGTAAAAGAGGCATTAGCCGGAATGGCAATTGCCCATGCCGACCTGATTCAGGTTCACTACGATCCTGATTACATCGTGCGCGTCGGCGCACCACACAACAAGGTCGGTGTCATCTCCGGTGGCGGCTCAGGCCACGAACCGATGCACGGTGGTTTTGTCGGCTACGGTATGCTCGATGCTGCCTGTCCCGGTGCCGTCTTTACCTCGCCGGTGCCGGATCAGATGCTGGCGGCAACCAAGGCGGTGAACGGCGGGAAGGGTGTTTTGCACATCGTCAAAAACTACACCGGTGACGTGATGAACTTCGAGATGGCGGCTGAACTGGCCGCTGCCGAGGGCATTGAAGTTGCCAGTGTGGTGACAAACGATGACGTGGCGGTCGAAAACAGCACCTGGACGGCAGGTCGTCGTGGCGTGGGTGTGACTGTTCTGCTCGAGAAGATCGTTGGGGCTGCGGCTGAGGCCGGTGCCGATCTGGCGACCTGTAAGGCAATTGCCGAGCGAGTCAATGCCAGTGGCCGCAGCATGGGGATGGCGCTAACACCCTGTACCGTACCCCAGGCCGGGAAGCCGGGTTTCGAGCTGGCCGATGATGAGATGGAAGTTGGTATCGGCATTCACGGCGAACCAGGCCGGCGCCGCGAGAAGTTGGCTCCAGCACGGGATATTGCTGAGATGCTGGCTGGCCCGATCCTGGAAGACCTGCCCTTCAAGAGCGGTGATGCGGTGCTGGCGTTTGTCAACGGTATGGGTGGCACACCGCTGATTGAGCTGTACGTGATGTACAATGAATTGGCACGTATCCTGAAGGATCGCAATATTACGATTGCTCGTTCACTGGTGGGAAGCTATATCACATCGCTTGAGATGGCCGGTGTCAGCTTTACGCTTCTCCGCCTGGACGATGAGATGATCAAACTTTGGGATGCACCGGTGCATACACCGGCGTTACGTTGGGGCATGTAA
- a CDS encoding MIP/aquaporin family protein, giving the protein MPASFLGEVFGTMVLILFGNGVVANVLLTQSKGNGGGWIVITTGWAFAVMSGVFTAAALGSPGADLNPAVTIAVMIRGGYDVGTAVMHIIAQFIGAFIGATLVWLTYLSHWEVTKDPGLKLACFSTGPAINNPVNNIITEVIGTFALVFIIFAIFSGDGATGGSPASGLGPYLVAALVWGIGLSLGGPTGYAINPARDLGPRIAHFVLPIAGKGDSNWGYSWVPVVGPIIGGSIAALLANALGM; this is encoded by the coding sequence ATGCCTGCGTCCTTTCTGGGCGAAGTTTTCGGCACAATGGTGCTGATCCTGTTTGGCAATGGTGTTGTTGCCAACGTTCTGCTGACGCAATCGAAGGGGAATGGTGGTGGCTGGATCGTGATTACCACGGGCTGGGCCTTTGCCGTGATGAGTGGTGTGTTTACCGCAGCCGCGTTGGGTAGCCCAGGAGCCGATCTCAATCCGGCAGTCACGATTGCCGTGATGATCCGCGGTGGCTACGATGTTGGTACTGCGGTGATGCACATTATTGCCCAGTTCATCGGTGCCTTCATTGGGGCAACCCTGGTCTGGCTGACCTACCTCTCGCACTGGGAAGTTACCAAAGACCCCGGTCTGAAGCTGGCCTGTTTCAGCACCGGCCCGGCAATCAACAATCCGGTCAACAACATCATCACCGAAGTGATTGGCACCTTCGCTCTGGTCTTTATCATCTTCGCCATCTTCAGCGGCGATGGCGCTACGGGTGGTAGCCCGGCCAGTGGTCTCGGCCCGTACCTGGTTGCGGCACTGGTGTGGGGCATTGGTCTCTCACTCGGTGGACCAACCGGCTACGCAATTAACCCGGCCCGCGATCTTGGCCCGCGCATTGCCCACTTTGTGTTGCCTATCGCCGGCAAGGGCGACAGCAACTGGGGTTACTCGTGGGTACCGGTTGTTGGTCCAATCATTGGCGGTTCCATTGCAGCTCTATTGGCGAATGCGTTAGGTATGTGA